The Tripterygium wilfordii isolate XIE 37 chromosome 21, ASM1340144v1, whole genome shotgun sequence genome segment CTAGTATTGACCTGGAGAGAATATGAGAGAAAAGCTCCATTATCATTCATTaacttaaatttattgaaaattttagaGCAAAAAAAAAGGTCCTTTACCTTTTCGTATTCGTCAAGCCATTTCTCTTCTTCACATGCATACTTCCATTTCTCTATCTTTTCTAAGATATCCCTCCGACTTAGAGCCTGCTCTTTGGCTTTGGTGATCTGGTCATCCATGCCAGAAAGCAGCTCAGCCAGATCAACATTACCTGAATGAATATGTTTCAAATATAATAACATCGAATATTTGGTTAGTTTACACTCTTGAAAATTACAAGCAACATTGCTTGTTGACCCAAGTCTACATCAGAAGTGATgcaagaggaaaacttgtcgtGCTAAAACAAGGAAATACATGCATGTTGAAGAGAAAAAGTACCTAAGAAAACCTATTTCCAAGAAAATATACgaccaaaagaaaatgaaatcaacttataaTTTTAGACAACCAAAAACCACTGCAACATCTAGAAGTCCATGAAATGCAACAGTTGAAACTTTTGTTTTTGGAATTGAGAACAGAATGCATATTGATGCCAAAAATGAAGTGCTACGATCAGAAAACTGCAACAAAATAATCAACATTAAGTGCAGCTTCAACAGTAAGTCAATAACAAATATAGGTTGAATACAACCAGAATCAATGATGCCAATAAGAATCTGTCGAGCTGCATCACTATCAACATCCATATGAACCGCTCTATAGATTTCTTCAAGGTCATTTTGCCTCTTAAACACCAACTCCTTCATTTTACTGGCTTTTAGAATATTCAACCTTTCCGTCTCAATCTCAGTCTGGAAACATACAATTGGAACATAATAAACGACCAAGAATACAAATGGTAATCTAAGCAAACTGTAAGAGAAAAAAACCAATGATCAAAAGTTTTACCTGCTCGATGACATCAAGTGCAAGGCAACCTTGCACTGACACATCTTCAAGAGAGGAAGAAATTAATCTGGGAACATGGTCAAATTTCCTTCGTTCTTCAAGGGGTGTGTCCATGAGGTTCCATAGCTCCATCAATGTGCACCCAAGACGTTGAAGCTACAGGAAGGTGGAGATCAAGTAGATAACAAAAAAGTAAGCAAGCATTTGATAACTTACATGAAATTTTGCAACAAGtcataaataaaattacaaaatagcCACATGAGCATAAGTAAGTTAAACAAtttccgtgcacaaggctcccgcagtaggCAAGGTCAAGGACATACATgatgtacacagaccttacccccacataatatgtggagaggctatttccaAGACTTGAAcgtgtgacctctaggttgcacctctGTAGGTAAATGGGCAACTTATTGACACTACTACATAGCGACTAATcccaaaaaattttaaacagCAAGTTTAGGACAGAAGATGAAATTGTAGGCATTTGAAGAACAAAGAATCTTCCATTGTACTTCATCCACATGACTTCAGTTTGCATAGAATGTAATAACACAATCATGGCTGGCTTGGATTTCAAAGTTTCCATAAATGGAAGTTTGACTGTGATCTAACAACCAATTAATATGGTTCTGTATGTACACAAAACGGATATAAGTATCCACAGATGCATAGACCTGTACAGCATTACACATTTACACATGGACAAATGCTCACAATGGAACTCTAAGCACATATCCACACACCAACATGCATGTGttataatatatagttatatacatgCATGCAAATATGAggtggagggagagagagacagagagaaccCATATGTCACCTTTTGCAGCCTTTCTTGCTTCTCCTGCTTAAGTGAGTGAATCACACTAGTTAATCTAGCAAGGGTTTCATTGCTAATGCTCCTTGATTTATTATTTGACAAATCACACAAGCTTGGATGAACATCACCAACTGTTTTAATGAAATCTGTTGACAACACAACTGAAAGCTCATGGATGATACAAATATGGCTGTTAATCTTTTGCAACCTCAAATTCTGCAATTAATCAAAAGGAGCAGGGTAAACTCAAGTGAGTTGAAAGCCCATTGCACTCATGTATATTATATACAAAATATCAAATACCAAAAGAACCTTTTCTTTCCGAAGTTCCTGGAGGTGTGACTTGAACTCCCGCAGCTTGTTCACAGTCAAATCAGTTTCATTCACCTGTCGATCATCAGAATTAGCGGATTGACCACTTCCAGCTATTTCCACACAAATTTGGGTTATCTGTGATTGGATTTCAGAAAATTCCTTGATTCGTTCCTCTTTCTTCAACCTCAAGTCATCCAACAGAGGTTTTATTGCGGCCATCTGCTGCTTCAGAGTGCCTTTTCCCTTCTCATACAGTGTAAAATAGCCAAATCAATACAAACGGTACAGAGCAGAAAGCCTCATGGATTAAAAAAACTACATAGTGAAAGATTTTACAATGTAAATAAGGTGGCAACGTTATCATCTATCCTTTCAAATATAATCCTACTGCAAAGAGTTCATGATGAGAGTAACAAAAACACTAGGAGCAAACCGTGGAAAAAGAGGAATGTTCTCCAAGAGCAGAAACAAGGTTGGCAATCTCAGCTTCTGCATCAGCCAATGATTGATGCAAATCAGCCCGGTACTTTCTAGTCTTTTCAACCTTTCGACGGTAAATATCCAGGCATTCTTGCTCCAACTCTAGAAGCATCTTATCCCTGTCACTATCATTCTCTCCAATTTCATTCCATATTATCTGGacaaaaaatgttaattaaaaTGAGAATAAATGATAAGAGCATATATCAAAGCCAATATTTGAAGTCCCCATAGCACTAGGActgtaaaatacaaaaaaaaaaaaaaaaaaattgtagaagaaacaaaatatgAAGGACGAAAAAAATATCCGTTCTGACCAGAAACACTATATACCACTTGATCTTGAAGGGAAAAAGTGCTAAAAAAGTGTTAGCTTGTATTCATTTGAATGAAACAGAAGCCAGCCTTGGAGTTGAAGCCAATCACCCGAATTCCAACTACAGTTAGATTTTTCATTGGCTCATATTCCAACAGGTTCTAGAAGAAATAAAATCTCAAGTCCACATACATGATATAACCATTCAATGTGAACAAGATAGATTGAATCCAACAGAACTAAAACTTTCAAATCTAACGCTACCAAACACTAACCAAATTTCATGACTAAGGCTGGCACACAAACTGTACGCCAATACAAAATCGTAAGATAACAATACCATTAAATGTCAACCAATAGTGactggaaaagaaagaaagttaatGAGTTTTTCGGCGTTTCAACTCCAGaggaatagaaaaaaaattagagtggcCACACAAAGAACCAGTGCAAGTGACAAATGCAGCATTGAAAAGTACGATCGTGGTGCGTAATCATCGAGAACTGAACACAATAAGTCGAATAACAACACAAATCGTCAAGTTAATGGACCAGGAAAATCCGAGGGAGAAACCGAGCGAACCTGCAATTCGTGGAGGAGAGAGCCGCAAGTGGTGCGAGAAGGAGAGAGAGGAAGGAACGCAGTAGTCATTTTCCACTGAAAAAAAAGCCCCTTTTCGATTTCAGAGCGGACAAACTCGAAACCCTAGAGAGTTCGAACACGAAACACACAGAGATTTTGGTCGAAAACGCATAAAGGGAGCGTTTTCGTTTTATTTGCCTTGTTCACCGCTTTAATTCCATTCCGGGATTGCCATATGTAGGCATTTATGGGATGTGTTTCCCAGTATCAAATGGGGAATCCCCCTTTGAAAATCAAATGTACGGAACCTGAGTTTGTTTTGGCGCGAAAATCAATAAgttctttattttaattttgcaaTTTAATAATGTTccaaactaaataaaaaaacTTTTCTCAACtatacaattatacaaattCATTCTCAACCAAATCGAACTAAATATAATTGAATTTGAGTcttcagccaaaaaaaaaaaattcttatagGCTAAGTTGTTAATGTCCACCCTTGGGGTTGCGCAATGTAAACATGTTCCTCATGATAGTAACTCTGTAGCTCATTGTCTTGCTCGATTGGCAAGGCTTGAAGGAGGGTGTCGAGTTTGGAGGGTTGAATGCCTTGTGCAGGTTGAGGCCCTTGTTGTGTGGGACtgttgagatcccacatcggaaaactAGGAGGACCAAACCTAACTTATAAGCGCGGATCCTTCCCAACCTAAcaaccaaggttttcatgggattcagctcatgggccttggttacagccggcccgcaagggcgtcggttgggctttggttggcaaggggggttggtctgtggctgtgggccggtgtggttctcatcattggtgctttcattgagaggcactcacgtttgcggagagggctgccgtctgtcaggcgagcgtagccgccaggCGAGTCCAAccgccaggcgagcgtagccgtCATGGACGTCGGCTCTCCAAGGGGGGAGGTCtgttgagatcccacatcgccaggcgagtgcagccgccgtggacgtcggctcTCCAAGGGGGGAGGTCtgttgagatcccacatcgaaaaactAGGAGGACCAAACCTAACTTATAAGCGCGGATCCTTCCCAACCTAACAGCCAatgttttcatgggattcagcccatgggccttggttacaacCGGCCcgcaagggcgtcggttgggctttggttggcaaggggggttggtctgtggctgtgggccggtgtggttctcatcaGGGATCGTCAACTTTGTATGTAACTGTTTCTTTTCTTAATGAATttcttcttctcaaaaaaaaaaaatttgagacaCGTATCGCAAATGTCCAAACATAACACATGATGCAATTTCTTAATGAGTACTCAATATTGTGAAAGTTAAAGTTTAAACCAAAAACCCTCATTTTGAATAgcattttgtaaatttttttgtcattcaatctaataaattaatatttatgtaTCATCAAATCAATGATAAAATAGAATTAAGAGCACGGAAtcctaataatttttt includes the following:
- the LOC119988625 gene encoding 65-kDa microtubule-associated protein 5, yielding MTTAFLPLSPSRTTCGSLLHELQIIWNEIGENDSDRDKMLLELEQECLDIYRRKVEKTRKYRADLHQSLADAEAEIANLVSALGEHSSFSTGKGTLKQQMAAIKPLLDDLRLKKEERIKEFSEIQSQITQICVEIAGSGQSANSDDRQVNETDLTVNKLREFKSHLQELRKEKNLRLQKINSHICIIHELSVVLSTDFIKTVGDVHPSLCDLSNNKSRSISNETLARLTSVIHSLKQEKQERLQKLQRLGCTLMELWNLMDTPLEERRKFDHVPRLISSSLEDVSVQGCLALDVIEQTEIETERLNILKASKMKELVFKRQNDLEEIYRAVHMDVDSDAARQILIGIIDSGNVDLAELLSGMDDQITKAKEQALSRRDILEKIEKWKYACEEEKWLDEYEKDENRYSAGRGAHKNLKRAEKARMLVSKISSILENLTAKVRAWERERGIPFLYDKVPLLSTLEEYSLLRQQREEEKRRSREQKRLQEQLTAGQEAIYGSRPNVKRPLGQNTSTNSMGTPLGRRLTTPGRPGISTGKERRESGRVHNITPVNYVALSKDD